In the Mycolicibacter sp. MU0102 genome, one interval contains:
- the rpmH gene encoding 50S ribosomal protein L34, with translation MAKGKRTFQPNNRRRARVHGFRLRMRTRAGRAIVTARRSKGRRSLTA, from the coding sequence GTGGCCAAGGGCAAGCGGACCTTCCAGCCCAACAACCGTCGTCGGGCCCGCGTGCACGGGTTCCGGCTGCGGATGCGTACCCGTGCCGGTCGTGCCATCGTCACCGCCCGGCGCAGCAAGGGCCGTCGCTCGCTGACCGCCTGA